A stretch of the Bacillus licheniformis DSM 13 = ATCC 14580 genome encodes the following:
- a CDS encoding SDR family oxidoreductase encodes MNPANRQTDGQKAQKQEKQPGAEHKMVPLPLSEDRDYKGSGKLKGKTAIITGGDSGIGRAAAIAYAKEGADIAVMYLDEHKDAEETKERIEQEGAECLLIPGDVGDEAHCKSSVEKTVNHFGGLDILVNNAAEQHPQKGIEDISTEQLERTFRTNIFSMFHMTKAALPHLGEGSAIINTASITAYEGSPALIDYSSTKGAIVAFTRSMAASLVKKGIRVNAVAPGPIWTPLIPATFPPEKTEKHGTDTPMGRPGQPSEHAAVYVLLASDDSSYMTGQTIHINGGRYVTT; translated from the coding sequence ATGAATCCGGCAAACAGACAGACAGATGGACAGAAAGCGCAAAAACAAGAAAAACAACCCGGTGCTGAGCACAAGATGGTGCCCCTTCCGCTCTCGGAAGACCGCGACTACAAAGGAAGCGGCAAATTAAAAGGAAAAACAGCGATTATTACCGGAGGAGACAGCGGAATCGGCAGAGCGGCCGCCATTGCATACGCCAAAGAAGGTGCCGACATTGCCGTCATGTACTTGGATGAACACAAGGATGCCGAGGAAACGAAAGAGCGAATCGAACAGGAAGGAGCAGAATGCCTCTTGATTCCCGGAGATGTCGGTGATGAGGCGCATTGCAAATCATCTGTCGAAAAAACGGTGAATCACTTTGGCGGGCTTGACATTCTCGTGAACAATGCTGCAGAACAGCATCCGCAAAAAGGGATAGAAGATATTTCGACCGAACAGCTTGAAAGAACGTTTAGAACGAATATTTTCTCCATGTTCCATATGACAAAAGCCGCGCTCCCGCATTTAGGGGAAGGCAGCGCGATCATCAATACCGCATCGATCACGGCGTATGAAGGCAGTCCGGCGCTGATTGACTATTCGAGCACAAAGGGCGCGATTGTCGCGTTTACCCGTTCGATGGCTGCATCCCTTGTCAAAAAAGGAATACGCGTCAACGCTGTAGCGCCGGGTCCCATTTGGACGCCGCTTATTCCGGCTACTTTTCCGCCGGAAAAAACGGAAAAACACGGCACAGATACGCCGATGGGAAGGCCCGGACAGCCTTCTGAACACGCTGCAGTGTATGTTCTGCTCGCTTCAGACGACTCCTCTTATATGACAGGACAGACGATCCACATCAACGGCGGAAGATATGTGACGACATAA
- a CDS encoding sodium-dependent transporter: MSDRRMTAKWASKLGFVLAAAGSAIGLGAIWKFPYVAGTSGGGAFFLVFVLFTILLGYPLLLGEFVLGRKSQSDAIGTYQKIAPGTPWVITGWIGIAACFLVLSFYSVIGGWILLYIIKAVTGSLSGLTQAGYGELFGSIIQDPLQTLAAQLAFIIMTILVVAKGVQKGIERVSSIMMPLLFILFIALVLRALTLEHAIDGVRFLLVPDFGSLTPQAILFALGQAFFTLTLGVSVMVTYSSYLSKSQNLPKSALSIVIMNLAVTLLAGLAIFPAVFSFGLQPDQGPTLLFAVLPAVFDRLPFGMLFFIGFLTAFLFAALTSAFSMIEIIVAAITKGDQTKRGKWTWTIGLLIFAVGIPSCLSYGMLDEPFIFKKTFFDAADYVVSNILMPLGALFISIFIPLKLSKHDLYEEMKSGSKAGKGFFIVWFYLLRFLVPLAIVLVFLNLIGVFSF, translated from the coding sequence ATGAGCGACCGCAGAATGACAGCAAAGTGGGCATCCAAACTTGGATTTGTTCTCGCCGCCGCGGGGTCCGCCATCGGTCTGGGAGCGATTTGGAAGTTTCCCTATGTGGCGGGAACGAGCGGGGGAGGCGCATTTTTCCTTGTGTTTGTCCTATTTACGATACTGCTGGGATACCCCCTGCTTTTGGGGGAATTTGTATTAGGCCGAAAAAGCCAATCGGACGCTATCGGCACCTATCAAAAAATAGCGCCAGGGACGCCTTGGGTGATCACAGGCTGGATCGGAATCGCCGCCTGCTTCCTTGTCCTGTCGTTTTACAGCGTGATCGGCGGCTGGATTTTGCTTTATATCATTAAAGCAGTAACCGGTTCATTGTCGGGTCTCACGCAGGCCGGATACGGGGAGCTATTCGGTTCGATCATCCAAGATCCGCTGCAGACACTGGCAGCGCAGCTTGCGTTTATCATCATGACGATCCTCGTCGTGGCGAAAGGTGTGCAAAAAGGAATCGAGCGCGTCAGTTCGATTATGATGCCGCTATTATTTATTTTATTTATTGCGCTCGTTTTAAGGGCTCTGACGCTTGAGCATGCGATCGACGGCGTGCGTTTTCTGCTTGTGCCCGATTTTGGCAGCCTGACGCCGCAGGCGATTCTTTTTGCGCTCGGACAAGCTTTCTTTACACTGACGCTTGGCGTATCTGTGATGGTGACGTACAGCTCCTATTTGTCAAAGTCACAAAACCTTCCGAAGTCGGCGCTGTCGATCGTGATCATGAACCTTGCCGTCACGCTGCTTGCCGGCTTGGCGATTTTTCCGGCCGTCTTTTCATTCGGCCTTCAGCCGGATCAGGGGCCGACTTTATTATTTGCGGTTCTGCCGGCAGTTTTTGACCGGCTTCCATTCGGGATGCTGTTTTTTATCGGATTTTTGACGGCCTTTTTATTCGCCGCCTTGACTTCGGCTTTTTCGATGATCGAGATCATTGTTGCGGCCATTACAAAAGGCGACCAAACGAAAAGGGGAAAATGGACGTGGACGATCGGCCTTTTGATTTTTGCCGTCGGCATTCCTTCCTGCTTGTCTTACGGGATGCTTGATGAGCCGTTCATTTTTAAGAAGACGTTTTTTGATGCGGCGGATTATGTCGTCAGCAATATTTTGATGCCGCTTGGCGCGCTCTTTATCTCCATTTTTATTCCGCTGAAATTGTCCAAACACGATCTATATGAAGAGATGAAAAGCGGATCAAAAGCGGGGAAAGGCTTTTTTATCGTGTGGTTTTATCTTCTTCGTTTCCTTGTTCCGCTTGCGATTGTACTTGTTTTTTTAAATTTAATCGGAGTGTTTTCATTTTAA
- a CDS encoding pyridoxal phosphate-dependent decarboxylase family protein, translating into MVLDFQQMFPSEDGNHEARYQLLALLEAVLAGMDRLKDPGRLTLGRESEVSSDYYQSVIEEAVLPEKGFGAEKSVEELLKLLDGHRFLNRHYVANATPLPNNASIAGNLLMVLLNGNNLWDVDGTAAARTEVQITAMLSDIVGYDRHKSGGFTTWGGQGAVFQSLRLAIANAYPEANQQGTPHHLYAFCSELSHFSLYKSMEASGIGTDHLIKVKTNHDHSMDLADLREKMQAVIEKGGHPIYVLATLGTTDAFGIDDLAGIKNVTEEIEAAYGLPPVYIHADTAMGGMYSFFNGYDFSGNPLHIEDEVLETLARYKQHFQHLHLADSLVFDFHKLGQTPYITSLFLVKNRKALQAVDLDPDETPYVGNRGFGSYHTSYTLECSRMGSSIPIYASLLAFGIEGYQEILANYIRVNLAFRKKLLQAFPNAAVTNDVSPVTTFRFYPGNVRYHEEISGAITEEEVRNINKYNEKIAETLGRYRSHTYFGSTKKQTYVYPADSRLPVPLYVQKFYSVSPYTTVDTTDQYIAFLKAHVETSDVAAG; encoded by the coding sequence ATGGTGTTAGACTTTCAACAGATGTTTCCGAGCGAGGATGGCAATCACGAGGCGCGGTATCAGCTGCTGGCATTGCTTGAAGCGGTATTGGCCGGAATGGACAGGCTGAAGGATCCCGGCCGGCTGACGCTTGGCCGCGAGTCTGAAGTTTCATCTGACTACTATCAAAGCGTCATTGAAGAGGCCGTCTTGCCGGAAAAAGGCTTCGGGGCGGAAAAAAGCGTTGAAGAGCTATTGAAATTGCTTGACGGCCACCGCTTTTTAAACAGGCATTATGTGGCCAACGCGACGCCTCTGCCGAACAACGCCAGCATCGCCGGGAATCTTTTAATGGTTCTTTTAAACGGAAACAATTTATGGGATGTCGACGGCACGGCTGCAGCCAGGACGGAAGTGCAGATCACGGCGATGCTTTCTGATATTGTCGGCTATGACAGGCACAAGAGCGGCGGTTTTACAACCTGGGGCGGGCAGGGAGCCGTTTTTCAGTCGCTCAGGCTGGCGATCGCAAACGCGTACCCTGAAGCGAATCAGCAAGGAACGCCGCATCATCTGTACGCGTTCTGTTCAGAGCTTTCGCATTTCAGCCTTTATAAGTCGATGGAAGCTTCCGGAATCGGGACGGACCATTTGATCAAGGTCAAGACGAATCACGATCATTCGATGGATCTGGCCGATTTGCGGGAAAAAATGCAAGCCGTGATTGAAAAAGGCGGACATCCGATTTATGTATTGGCAACGCTTGGCACAACCGACGCATTTGGCATCGATGATTTGGCCGGAATCAAGAACGTGACTGAAGAAATAGAGGCCGCATACGGTTTGCCGCCTGTTTATATTCATGCCGATACGGCGATGGGCGGGATGTACAGCTTTTTTAACGGATACGATTTCTCCGGCAATCCGCTGCATATTGAAGATGAGGTGCTTGAGACGCTTGCCCGCTACAAACAACATTTTCAGCATTTGCACCTGGCGGACAGCTTGGTCTTTGATTTTCATAAACTCGGACAAACGCCGTATATCACAAGCCTTTTCTTGGTGAAAAACCGCAAGGCATTGCAGGCTGTTGATTTGGATCCGGATGAGACGCCTTATGTCGGCAACAGAGGGTTTGGCAGCTATCATACGAGCTATACGCTAGAGTGTTCGCGAATGGGAAGCAGCATACCGATTTATGCTTCTCTGCTCGCATTTGGAATCGAAGGCTACCAGGAGATCTTGGCCAATTACATCAGGGTTAACCTGGCGTTTCGAAAAAAACTGCTGCAGGCTTTTCCGAATGCAGCCGTCACCAATGATGTATCACCTGTGACGACATTCCGCTTCTATCCGGGAAATGTCCGCTATCACGAAGAAATCAGCGGCGCCATCACGGAGGAAGAAGTGCGGAATATTAACAAATACAATGAGAAAATCGCCGAAACATTGGGAAGGTACCGCAGTCACACCTATTTCGGCAGCACGAAAAAGCAAACATACGTTTATCCTGCTGACAGCCGTTTGCCAGTGCCGCTTTATGTCCAGAAATTCTACAGTGTCTCGCCTTACACGACGGTTGATACAACTGATCAATATATCGCCTTTTTAAAAGCGCATGTTGAAACGTCGGATGTAGCGGCTGGATAA
- a CDS encoding AraC family transcriptional regulator has translation MDLLKNMNQAMAYIEEHLTDSIDFQTVAKLSYCSEYHFKRMFSFLAGVSLSEYIRRRRLTLAAFELKNTKRKVIDIAVKYGYHSPDAFTRAFQKLHGITPTEARHDISTLKAYPPMTFQLTIRGGNEMNYRIVEKKAFRIVGIKKRVPVVFHGINPDIASMWKTLSSENIDELKELSNVEPLGLIQASANFSEGRMEEQGELDHYIGTATTKECPDQYEQLEVPASTWAVFEAAGPFPDTLQNVWGRIYAEWFPSSHYEQTKGPEILWNQDQDISSPTFKSEIWIPVQKRTACKN, from the coding sequence ATGGATTTGCTGAAGAACATGAATCAAGCCATGGCGTATATCGAAGAACACCTGACGGACAGTATCGACTTTCAAACGGTTGCGAAGCTTTCTTACTGCTCTGAATATCATTTTAAAAGGATGTTTTCTTTTCTTGCCGGGGTTTCGCTGTCCGAATACATCCGCCGCAGGCGGCTTACCCTTGCAGCGTTTGAACTGAAGAACACAAAAAGAAAAGTGATTGATATTGCGGTGAAATACGGCTATCACTCGCCGGATGCTTTTACGCGCGCATTTCAAAAGCTGCACGGCATTACGCCGACAGAGGCCAGACACGATATCAGCACACTGAAAGCATATCCTCCGATGACCTTCCAGTTAACAATTAGAGGAGGAAACGAAATGAACTACCGTATTGTAGAAAAGAAGGCATTCCGGATCGTCGGAATCAAAAAAAGAGTCCCTGTCGTCTTTCACGGAATCAATCCGGATATCGCCTCGATGTGGAAAACTTTAAGCAGTGAAAACATCGATGAATTAAAGGAGCTTTCAAATGTGGAACCGCTTGGACTGATTCAAGCATCAGCGAACTTCTCCGAAGGCAGGATGGAAGAGCAGGGAGAACTTGACCATTATATCGGTACAGCGACAACGAAAGAATGTCCGGACCAATATGAACAGCTTGAAGTTCCGGCCTCGACATGGGCTGTCTTTGAAGCGGCCGGCCCGTTTCCGGACACCCTTCAAAATGTCTGGGGGCGCATTTATGCTGAATGGTTCCCGTCTTCACATTATGAGCAAACGAAAGGGCCGGAAATCCTCTGGAATCAGGATCAAGATATCAGCTCCCCAACGTTTAAAAGCGAAATATGGATACCGGTTCAAAAAAGAACGGCATGTAAGAACTAA
- a CDS encoding PLP-dependent aminotransferase family protein has protein sequence MDITPFLNRSGSEPLYQQLYTFFKRSIHSGHIKPGTKLPSKRMLSKHLNVSLTTVEHAYEQLAAEGYLLSKPRKGWFAAEAEGDFAQTAPPPPAEKELEEHETAANMIDFHHGHVDLASFPVSQWKKTLAKTVGESGYDLFQSGPPAGDIPLRKMIAVYLRESRGVVCSPEQIIIGAGTPVLLQLLCHLFPKGTTVGFENPGFHRSKTVLKTGGFNVVPIPVDESGISVQDLEQYQPQLAYTTPSHQFPLGMIMPVGRRLQLLDWAAATGAYIIEDDYDGEFRYAGQPIPSLQGLDRNDRVIYLGTFSKSLIPSLRISYMVLPFPLVKEGLNMASLFKQTVSRHVQHAIALFMKNGDYQRHLNRMRTLYRKKRKTLLDAIKREFGGHAAVRGENAGLHIILEVKSAPSEEWLTQKALEKGVKVYPASVSYMPPPDTHAVLLGFGGLSEKSIADGIKKLKTAWFNGGQSQD, from the coding sequence ATGGATATAACCCCTTTTTTAAACCGCAGCGGCAGCGAGCCGCTTTATCAGCAGCTGTACACGTTTTTCAAACGCAGCATTCATTCGGGACACATAAAGCCTGGAACAAAGCTTCCCTCCAAACGAATGCTTTCCAAACACTTAAATGTCAGCCTGACAACTGTAGAACACGCGTATGAACAGCTGGCTGCAGAAGGATATTTGCTCAGCAAGCCTAGAAAAGGCTGGTTTGCGGCTGAAGCGGAAGGAGACTTTGCACAGACTGCGCCTCCTCCCCCTGCCGAAAAAGAACTGGAAGAACATGAGACGGCGGCTAACATGATCGATTTTCACCACGGCCACGTAGACCTCGCGTCATTTCCTGTTTCCCAATGGAAAAAAACGCTCGCCAAAACCGTTGGTGAATCAGGGTACGACCTTTTTCAAAGCGGCCCGCCGGCCGGAGACATTCCGCTGCGGAAAATGATTGCGGTTTACCTCAGAGAATCGCGCGGCGTGGTCTGTTCCCCCGAGCAAATCATCATCGGAGCCGGCACACCGGTTTTGCTGCAGTTGCTGTGCCATCTGTTTCCTAAAGGCACAACCGTCGGATTTGAAAATCCCGGATTTCATCGCTCAAAAACAGTCCTGAAAACCGGCGGCTTCAATGTGGTTCCAATACCGGTTGACGAAAGCGGGATTTCCGTGCAGGATCTTGAACAATATCAGCCGCAGCTCGCATACACCACTCCGTCCCACCAGTTTCCGCTCGGAATGATCATGCCGGTCGGCCGCAGGCTGCAGTTGCTTGACTGGGCAGCAGCGACCGGAGCTTATATCATTGAAGACGATTATGACGGGGAATTCCGCTATGCGGGACAGCCGATTCCTTCCCTGCAAGGGCTTGACCGGAACGACCGGGTCATCTATTTAGGGACTTTTTCAAAATCGCTGATTCCCTCCCTCAGGATCAGCTATATGGTTCTCCCCTTTCCGCTCGTCAAAGAAGGGCTTAACATGGCATCCTTATTTAAACAAACGGTTTCCCGCCATGTACAGCATGCCATTGCTCTTTTTATGAAAAACGGGGATTATCAAAGGCACTTGAATCGAATGAGAACACTCTACCGAAAAAAGCGAAAAACGCTCCTTGATGCCATCAAGCGTGAATTTGGCGGTCATGCCGCAGTCAGAGGAGAGAACGCCGGTCTTCACATCATCCTTGAGGTGAAAAGCGCCCCGAGTGAAGAGTGGCTGACCCAAAAAGCGCTGGAAAAAGGGGTTAAAGTATATCCAGCCTCAGTCTCGTATATGCCCCCCCCTGATACACACGCGGTCCTCCTCGGGTTTGGCGGACTTTCTGAAAAAAGCATCGCAGACGGCATCAAAAAGCTGAAGACTGCATGGTTTAACGGCGGACAGTCTCAAGATTGA
- a CDS encoding GNAT family N-acetyltransferase, with the protein MLLDYRELHCETELKEVYPIMKQLRPHLDETSFLELVKEAREAESYTLFALYDGDIPVALAGFLPRVSLNQGRHVWVADLVTCEKHRSKGYGKKLLGAVEEWAKGNGLASIALSSGLQRADAHRFYEEKMGYEKASYLFRKALK; encoded by the coding sequence ATGTTGCTTGATTATAGGGAATTGCATTGTGAAACAGAGCTCAAGGAAGTCTATCCGATCATGAAACAGCTCCGGCCCCATTTGGATGAAACGTCTTTTTTGGAGCTCGTCAAAGAAGCTCGGGAGGCTGAAAGCTACACGTTATTTGCGCTGTACGACGGTGATATTCCGGTGGCTTTGGCCGGCTTTTTGCCGAGGGTTTCTTTGAACCAAGGCCGTCATGTTTGGGTAGCGGACCTGGTGACGTGTGAAAAACACCGTTCAAAAGGCTATGGAAAGAAGCTTTTAGGCGCTGTTGAAGAGTGGGCCAAAGGGAACGGATTGGCTTCAATCGCTTTATCATCAGGCTTGCAGCGGGCAGACGCTCACCGTTTTTACGAAGAGAAAATGGGGTATGAAAAAGCGAGCTACCTATTTCGCAAGGCTCTGAAATGA
- a CDS encoding anti-sigma factor, translated as MNEDFKKRWEKYKNGELSESEMLRVEEELEQLEEYQDMLEQEMKDEDWDLAISPEKQKAILRYGKNKSYMRISTLAVISTLIILPICTLGSYLYYGLGGHESKGNELVQTASMTVAVTNPNIQVDTEALVNKVKLFGIETQFPLKKQIGNVTKVVGNEEVEMFFDQLKSPQIHQYNQELSKEERHFVYPDGIKEKSVSKAESILKQLPDGTVTEAFLSFEKAYPTKELYEKLKGYDVRVLWNAIETEGDLKDHPYAEPIGFPGKDSNRIFEIQQPAENDDEQFKAALSYMIKNKKWAETISGRKDLKLSKRLDYVEQNGVNVYGAVITGPSKEVERLIKKGPVKAAKVGEVELWNW; from the coding sequence ATGAATGAAGATTTTAAAAAACGTTGGGAAAAATATAAAAACGGCGAACTTTCCGAATCGGAAATGCTCCGGGTCGAAGAAGAGCTTGAACAGCTTGAAGAATACCAGGACATGCTGGAACAGGAAATGAAAGACGAAGACTGGGATTTGGCGATCAGTCCTGAAAAGCAAAAAGCGATTTTAAGATACGGAAAAAATAAATCATATATGCGGATCTCCACCCTTGCTGTTATTTCTACGCTTATTATTCTGCCGATCTGCACACTCGGCAGCTATCTATACTACGGGTTGGGCGGGCATGAAAGCAAAGGGAATGAACTGGTGCAAACCGCTTCAATGACAGTTGCCGTCACAAACCCGAATATTCAAGTCGATACTGAAGCCCTTGTCAACAAAGTAAAACTCTTTGGAATCGAAACACAGTTCCCGTTAAAGAAGCAAATCGGAAACGTCACAAAAGTAGTTGGAAATGAAGAAGTGGAAATGTTCTTCGATCAGCTGAAGTCTCCGCAGATTCATCAATACAATCAGGAGCTTTCAAAAGAAGAACGTCATTTTGTCTACCCTGACGGCATCAAAGAAAAATCAGTGTCCAAAGCCGAGTCGATTTTAAAACAGCTGCCTGACGGAACCGTAACCGAAGCTTTCCTTTCCTTTGAAAAAGCATACCCGACAAAGGAGCTGTATGAAAAATTAAAAGGCTATGATGTTCGCGTTCTGTGGAATGCGATTGAAACAGAGGGCGATTTAAAAGATCATCCATACGCAGAGCCGATCGGATTTCCCGGAAAAGATTCAAACCGGATTTTTGAAATTCAGCAACCTGCCGAAAACGATGACGAACAGTTTAAAGCGGCGCTTTCCTACATGATCAAGAACAAGAAATGGGCTGAAACCATTTCAGGCAGGAAAGACCTGAAGCTTTCCAAACGGCTTGACTATGTGGAACAGAATGGTGTGAACGTGTATGGAGCCGTCATTACCGGACCGTCAAAAGAGGTTGAACGGCTGATCAAAAAAGGGCCTGTCAAAGCAGCTAAAGTAGGTGAGGTGGAATTATGGAACTGGTAA
- the sigM gene encoding RNA polymerase sigma factor SigM: MTIDEIYQMYMNDVYRFLLSMTKDKHLAEDLLQETFMRAYIHIHSYDHSKVKPWLFQVARNAFIDYVRKHKKEVTISDDMIGNLFQNAVQSPAHQVEIKEVLTLYMNQLPDNYREALTLYYLKELNYKEASSLMNISEANFKSVLFRARQRLKALYNRGVNDE, translated from the coding sequence GTGACTATCGACGAAATTTACCAAATGTATATGAATGATGTTTACAGGTTCCTGCTCTCCATGACGAAAGATAAACATCTAGCAGAGGATTTGCTTCAGGAAACCTTTATGAGAGCTTACATACACATCCATTCTTACGACCACAGCAAAGTGAAGCCATGGCTTTTTCAAGTGGCACGCAATGCGTTTATCGACTATGTCAGAAAGCATAAAAAGGAAGTGACGATTTCTGACGACATGATCGGAAACCTGTTTCAAAACGCGGTGCAAAGCCCTGCTCACCAGGTCGAAATCAAGGAAGTGTTAACCTTATATATGAACCAGCTCCCCGATAACTACCGGGAAGCGCTTACGCTGTACTATTTAAAAGAATTGAACTACAAGGAAGCGTCAAGCTTGATGAATATCTCAGAGGCTAATTTTAAAAGTGTTTTATTTCGTGCCAGACAGCGGCTGAAAGCACTTTACAACAGAGGTGTTAACGATGAATGA
- a CDS encoding cupin domain-containing protein produces MHPYQFPYHLPSPYSAGRFHGSGYAGAFRTPGTEERIVLRDYGQKPFASNINEAAKQNKTFRTALWTGRHLQVTLMSLNPGEDIGLEMHPHVDQFLRVELGRGIVQMGPSKHHLPFRRNVYDDTAIVVPAGTWHNLTNTGNTPLKLYSIYAPPNHPFGTVHRTKADALAAEGHRAHDRYF; encoded by the coding sequence ATGCATCCATATCAATTTCCTTATCACCTTCCTTCGCCTTACAGCGCCGGACGGTTTCACGGATCAGGGTATGCAGGCGCTTTTCGAACACCCGGCACCGAAGAACGTATCGTGTTAAGAGATTATGGACAAAAACCGTTTGCCTCTAACATCAATGAAGCGGCAAAGCAGAACAAAACGTTTCGCACCGCTTTATGGACAGGAAGGCATTTGCAAGTTACCCTGATGAGCCTCAACCCAGGCGAAGACATCGGATTGGAAATGCATCCTCACGTCGATCAGTTCCTTCGTGTTGAACTAGGCAGGGGAATTGTTCAGATGGGGCCGAGCAAACATCATTTGCCATTTAGAAGAAATGTATATGATGACACCGCTATCGTCGTCCCTGCCGGAACATGGCACAATCTCACCAATACAGGCAATACTCCGCTTAAACTTTATTCGATCTATGCTCCGCCCAACCATCCATTCGGCACCGTCCATCGAACGAAAGCCGATGCGCTGGCCGCGGAAGGACACCGCGCTCATGACCGTTACTTTTGA
- a CDS encoding lysophospholipid acyltransferase family protein — MYQFTGYAAKAILSLRGGIKVYNKENLPKDTGFVIACTHAGWVDVVALGVGILPMEIHYMAKKELFENKLSGSFLSSINAFPVDRENPGPSSIKTPIKLLKEGKIVGIFPSGTRSSEDVPLKRGAVTIAQMGKAPLVPAAYSGPSNGKELFKRGKMKLIIGEPLNQEDFAQYSSKEKLVKMTEALNDSIKALEKKLEQL; from the coding sequence ATGTATCAATTTACTGGTTATGCTGCAAAAGCGATTCTTTCTTTGCGCGGCGGAATTAAAGTATACAATAAAGAAAATCTTCCTAAAGACACAGGTTTCGTTATTGCCTGCACACATGCAGGATGGGTGGATGTCGTCGCACTGGGTGTCGGCATTTTGCCTATGGAAATTCATTACATGGCGAAAAAAGAGCTTTTTGAAAATAAATTAAGCGGTTCTTTTCTTTCAAGCATCAACGCTTTTCCCGTCGACAGGGAAAATCCCGGGCCAAGCAGCATCAAAACCCCGATCAAGCTGTTGAAAGAAGGAAAAATCGTCGGCATTTTCCCAAGCGGAACGAGATCATCTGAAGACGTTCCATTGAAAAGAGGGGCTGTCACGATCGCCCAGATGGGAAAAGCGCCGCTTGTGCCGGCTGCATACAGCGGCCCTTCCAACGGAAAAGAGCTTTTCAAGAGAGGCAAAATGAAACTGATCATCGGCGAACCGCTCAATCAGGAAGATTTCGCTCAATACTCGTCAAAAGAAAAGCTGGTCAAAATGACGGAGGCTTTGAATGACAGTATTAAAGCTTTGGAGAAAAAGCTGGAGCAGCTATAA
- a CDS encoding DUF805 domain-containing protein produces MKWYLKAIKNYAGFTGRARRKEFWLFCLFSYMVLVIYGFFKAILHLPEYEIETFLGMVYLLANLVPGLAVTIRRLHDTGKSGFWIFIGLIPLIGKIILLIMLCQDSEKGENQYGPNPKTAL; encoded by the coding sequence ATGAAATGGTATTTGAAAGCAATAAAAAACTATGCAGGATTTACGGGAAGGGCGAGGCGAAAGGAATTTTGGCTGTTTTGCCTTTTCTCATACATGGTTCTGGTCATCTACGGATTTTTTAAAGCCATTCTGCATCTTCCGGAATATGAAATAGAGACATTTTTAGGAATGGTTTATTTGCTCGCCAACCTTGTGCCGGGCTTGGCCGTCACGATCCGCAGATTGCATGATACAGGGAAAAGCGGATTCTGGATCTTTATCGGTTTAATTCCTCTCATTGGAAAGATCATTTTGCTCATTATGCTTTGTCAAGACAGTGAAAAAGGGGAAAATCAATACGGGCCGAACCCGAAGACAGCGCTCTAA